A DNA window from Loxodonta africana isolate mLoxAfr1 chromosome 7, mLoxAfr1.hap2, whole genome shotgun sequence contains the following coding sequences:
- the ANKRD49 gene encoding ankyrin repeat domain-containing protein 49, giving the protein MEKEKVNDDEKPDPENSLDFSEQFNQLELLETHRHLIPTGTPSLWAGSSDEDEEQDEKTEEWYQLQEKKMEKDPSKLLLWAAEQNRLSTVRRLLSEKAAHVNTRDEDEYTPLHRAAYSGHLAVVRELIAQGADVHAVTVDGWTPLHSACKWNNTRVASFLLQHDADINAQTKGLLTPLHLAAGNRDSRDTLELLLMNRYIKPGLKNNLDETAFDIARRSSIYHYLFEIVEGCTNSSPQC; this is encoded by the exons atggaaaaagagaaagtaaatgATGATGAAAAACCAGACCCAGAGAATTCCCTGGACTTTTCTGAACAGTTTAACCAACTTGAACTGTTGGAAACACACAGACACCTTATTCCTACTGGTACCCCAAGTCTCTGGGCAGGCAGTTCTGATGAAGACGAGGAGCAAGATGAAAAAACAGAAGAGTGGTATcaattgcaagaaaaaaaaatggaaaaagatccAAGCAAATTGCTTCTTTGGGCTGCTGAGCAAAAtcgg ctAAGTACAGTGCGGAGACTGCTTTCTGAAAAGGCCGCACACGTGAACACGAGAGACGAAGACGAGTATACCCCCCTTCACCGAGCAGCCTACAGCGGACACTTAGCTGTTGTGCGTGAGCTGATTGCACAGGGAGCAGATGTGCACGCAGTGACTGTGGATGGCTGGACGCCGCTGCACAGTGCTTGCAAGTGGAATAACACCAGAGTGGCTTCTTTCTTGCTTCAGCATGATGCAGATATCAACGCCCAGACAAAAGGCCTCTTGACCCCATTACATCTTGCTGCTGGGAACAGAGACAGCAGAGATACCCTGGAACTCCTTCTGATGAATCGTTACATCAAACCGGGTCTGAAAAACAACTTGGATGAGACGGCATTTGATATCGCCAGGAGGTCAAGTATCTACCACTACCTCTTTGAAATTGTAGAAGGCTGCACAAATTCTTCACCTCAGTGTTAA